The genomic stretch GGCTTTAAGCGACGTAGCAGATGACTTCGCCGCCCACGCCAGTAGCGCGCGCCTTGCGATCAGTCATCACACCCTTCGGCGTCGAAACGATCGCAACGCCCAGGCCATTCATAACCTGCGGGATGTCGTTGCGGCCGCGGTACACGCGCAGACCAGGCTTCGAAACGCGCTCGAGGCGCTCGATAACCGGACGGCCAGCGTAGTACTTCAACGCGATGTTCAATTCCGACTTCGCGCCTTCAGCCTTCACTGCGAAATCGTCGATATAGCCTTCATCCTTCAGGACTTGCGCGATTGCAACCTTGACTTTCG from Paraburkholderia phymatum STM815 encodes the following:
- the rpsH gene encoding 30S ribosomal protein S8 — protein: MSMSDPIADMLTRIRNAQMVEKVSVTMPSSKVKVAIAQVLKDEGYIDDFAVKAEGAKSELNIALKYYAGRPVIERLERVSKPGLRVYRGRNDIPQVMNGLGVAIVSTPKGVMTDRKARATGVGGEVICYVA